In a single window of the Pocillopora verrucosa isolate sample1 chromosome 4, ASM3666991v2, whole genome shotgun sequence genome:
- the LOC131769905 gene encoding dapdiamide synthesis protein DdaC-like, whose protein sequence is MLVSRVYHPHQGSQIFARAAFMVHGIRFASMNKSKTNTEIFEPLPREELVTKFKSKLRDREFTPGSTQGGFPEFLAEPRDSLPLGVRVHNPNQASLAQLTAKCMEFMEENHSQCPAILFRGLPARTADDFSTIAGNIPGKPLSYEVGGSTYRKQVDKSVKTYTASDDPLEVTMDTHNEMSYLNTWPKKLFFYSVKEADDNCGGETPLVKNSELLSKLDPKVVAKFEEKGVRYVRYLRDKSHDEYMNWQHMFGTEDKKEAERRAKGKGYHVSWNETQDLRLWQNRPVSIQHPQTGNKIWFNQIAAMHSSYYQIMPTFIGKGIPDDECPSNTYYGDGSPIEPEVIQHIRATTWSCAVGFQWRAGDLLALDNLAVQHGRIGYSGERKVLAYLTC, encoded by the exons ATGCTGGTCAGTCGTGTGTATCACCCTCACCAAGGAAGCCAAATTTTTGCCAGGGCAGCGTTTATGGTTCATGGCATTCGCTTTGCTTCAAtgaacaaaagtaaaacaaacacAGAGATCTTTGAACCATTGCCAAGAGAAGAACTTGTTACTAAATTTAAGTCGAAATTACGTGACAGAGAGTTTACACCAGGTTCCACACAAGGTGGTTTCCCAGAGTTCTTAGCGGAACCAAGAGATTCCCTTCCACTTGGTGTACGCGTCCACAATCCTAACCAGGCCTCTCTCGCTCAACTGACCGCGAAGTGTATGGAATTCATGGAAGAAAATCATTCACAATGTCCGGCTATTTTGTTTCGTGGCCTTCCGGCTCGAACAGCCGATGACTTCTCGACTATTGCTGGTAACATTCCCGGAAAGCCTTTGTCGTATGAGGTCGGTGGCAGTACATATCGTAAACAAGTTGACAAAAGTGTGAAGACTTATACCGCTAGCGACGATCCATTAGAGGTTACTATGGATACGCACAACGAGATGTCTTATCTCAATACTTGGCCCAAAAAG CTTTTCTTTTACAGTGTAAAGGAGGCTGACGATAATTGTGGTGGTGAAACACCGTTGGTCAAGAACAGCGAACTCCTTTCCAAATTGGATCCCAAAGTAGTGGCGAAGTTTGAAGAAAAGGGTGTGCGATATGTACGATATTTGCGGGACAAATCCCACGATGAATACATGAATTGGCAACACATGTTTGGCACTGAAGATAAAAAG GAAGCAGAGAGGCGAGCAAAAGGTAAAGGGTACCACGTGAGCTGGAATGAAACGCAAGACTTACGTCTCTGGCAAAACAGACCTGTGTCGATACAGCACCCGCAGACCGGAAATAAGATTTGGTTCAATCAGATAGCGGCCATGCACAGCTCTTATTACCAAATTATGCCCACGTTTATTGGTAAAGGTATCCCGGATGACGAATGCCCTTCCAACACATATTATGGAGACGGAAGTCCGATTGAACCGGAAGTAATACAACACATACGAGCAACAACCTGGTCATGCGCAGTTGGTTTTCAGTGGCGAGCAGGAGACCTACTGGCATTGGATAACTTAGCCGTTCAGCATGGACGCATTGGTTACAGTGGTGAGAGAAAAGTACTCGCTTACCTCACTTGCTAG